In Aristaeella hokkaidonensis, the following are encoded in one genomic region:
- a CDS encoding class C sortase → MKKAGKTPKGGAGKQKKHRVSNLILVLILLAGVAIAGYPAFSDYWNSMHQTRAIAGYAERVAELSNDEYAAVWEAALDYNRRLASNPNPWAMSDEDIDDYERQLNVDGTGNMGFISIPRIDVNLPVYHGTSEAVLQNSIGHIDETSLPAGSIHPDEDDYDKVEYASHSVLSGHRGLPSAKLFSDLDVMEIGDVFYLTVLDQTLTYQVDKITVILPEDSSELGLFPGKDYCTLMTCTPYGINTHRLLVRGVRVENDKELIDVRVTADALKVEPLYVVPFIAGPVLLLMILWVVLFAGRKKKSRYY, encoded by the coding sequence ATGAAGAAAGCGGGAAAGACTCCGAAAGGCGGAGCCGGGAAACAAAAGAAACACCGGGTATCGAACCTGATCCTGGTGCTGATTCTGCTTGCCGGCGTAGCCATTGCGGGGTATCCGGCGTTCAGCGATTACTGGAACAGTATGCACCAGACCCGGGCAATTGCGGGATACGCGGAGCGCGTGGCCGAACTGAGCAACGACGAATATGCCGCCGTATGGGAAGCTGCACTGGACTACAACCGGAGGCTGGCTTCCAACCCGAATCCCTGGGCCATGTCCGACGAAGACATAGACGACTATGAACGGCAGCTGAACGTGGACGGTACGGGAAATATGGGATTCATTTCCATCCCACGGATTGACGTGAACCTGCCGGTCTATCACGGAACAAGCGAAGCGGTGCTGCAGAACTCCATCGGACATATTGACGAGACCTCCCTGCCGGCAGGCAGCATACATCCGGACGAGGATGATTATGACAAGGTGGAATATGCCTCCCACAGTGTGCTGAGCGGCCATCGCGGCCTGCCGAGCGCCAAACTGTTCAGTGATCTGGACGTGATGGAAATAGGAGATGTATTTTACCTGACTGTCCTGGACCAGACGCTGACCTATCAGGTGGACAAGATTACGGTCATCCTGCCGGAAGACAGCTCTGAGCTGGGGCTGTTTCCAGGCAAAGACTACTGCACGCTGATGACCTGTACGCCCTACGGCATCAATACGCACCGGCTGCTGGTACGCGGCGTGCGGGTGGAAAACGACAAGGAACTGATCGACGTGCGTGTGACGGCAGATGCCCTGAAGGTGGAGCCGCTGTATGTGGTTCCGTTTATCGCGGGGCCGGTTTTGTTGCTGATGATCCTTTGGGTTGTGCTGTTTGCGGGCCGAAAAAAGAAGTCAAGATATTATTAG
- a CDS encoding DUF7601 domain-containing protein, with protein sequence MWLFSASGLSAYAEGDIIYSEPVTAPIRAIETPQPETAEVEPLELPEGDENPEESDILPEEDEGLNEAAGQPETEPAAGETSEHPEGNTGDTGNGVTEETAGTEDPAGDQQESIPEENPEEQTEDTTEDSEAETEPAAEPEPERTWYAGSLTAETEGCTVRIDYPAEARIDEAAILSLETAKGAELYTALKSAAKVIRNEENETWNQQVSEDGNLFYVLKLTNPDGNEILPAAGMNLICEQLDSPEGVTYFLTGSNARILEEQDGVLSVSDYRMEPFGYATVDRIQTGIVKQEYQAEDFLVTAAYGPEAGFPSDTEMKVREIQPGTPEYALYSGMTEETLGEEWREITLERYFDITFVSGGKEVEPQADVDVQIIFKDVIELTEENDVQAVHIENNEAKVIESETESNEDAARQSGEVIDTVSFMSDSFSVYGVVQRTKITQKVLAADGNTYEISVTYSQEAGIPSDAELVVTELQPDDERYAECLQKAVRAALEQSGIEIPAEDERVYIAADQYGRFFDIEIRSGGQKIEPEGSVSVKISLADTPEERMEELLVVHFEETEPDILSAEIDTEEHIQFETDSFSVYGVITMPSSQPQNDLGDLDSRRFTMNHNGQYVTSTIDSATTNLFHKTRNANEATVWTFEATDTDGVYNIFTTDAQGNKLYMHLDRRDASRAHAALSSEPQGFRVNRNSNGSYVFETTSNGTTFYLNEFNGGTGFAGWHNHNANDDLFSLQFADPVMENGKEYMVLVKYDGNYYIINNDASLTRVDYDAVNNKVAVDNPMLWTVEGNNPNKHIYFRSEAAGYTSDNLPSDYYRRYLDPSQPGALSEENSGNVSLDPHYNQAWTDDQGTVVYPSTVNRPTGLENSASVNYYSQQVYTEPWNANNHLGVELNSNGVPVRLVGQQSADNGVEILFADPTEVGEPIARNHSVNHIDISIAGESRVNVPLAYGTYYYQDPDTGEMIEYNVTTNTSLNLSTKVSIEPEDMKHATIKAYDKDNNELDDAFVITGYSSNAHTDVSAVQVRIEGRFKVAEVDTAYNWWEDTNSERMRRERLNNPITYVVSAVKNEDFNMVDPDRGQLYEKMADGTYKPLSLNMDVDMTASFTYYDTANECPPVHWNYNLWQSGGIIDGSGMDFVLGGDTEAASTSVVALEVTKQIVDENGMLVHPAEKIIHSVDIYGNTAKDANGLVADPNIVAEVNVNQYGTEFVPNGYTKFHSKNIAVGPNGMTVVYDYAIKPGMYYVTEDKNTIAESFVDVSGDTWEYKETYITTEYVRRGNKYDDKVAYPDPQHYSKIYTMSDPVFAAIPEVVGTFKRLDNVEKKNGIVEFYVYNVYVNTSHTSLETQKKWAEGTPVPADAAVTFELYYAKRLTTEHGEPVSPLANWPDYEEYLPATGDPIFGPGINTVLTMNAHEAAPDWTCTFTGLPKTWRDDEGNEWELDYYAKETAVTEHGENIISQYIQTIEKEEASPDEAETSDGKVTITNAAARTTTTVKKIWSDDAAHYDEDTLTLKLVRYKKEAPPEPEEGILNIAHITSGIPASPELPAGFKVTYSYTGPSSATGVPAGNYDVPPGRYTVTATVTDGAAPFGYTYSFTSDPVTVNVPENGLATAEFTSFYSQNAGTLHISHVSAGLPASPQLPAGFAVTYSCTGNGSTYQLEPGDNTLPAGTYVVTASVTNAAAPSGYSYSGTTEPTTVTVYSNGTTNMEFTSTYGRFVKVTARHIQQRGVSWNISTDVFEKEFAVGTIIEIAYSTNDLSSELYINGTRVTTFRGAGRHTYSYTIQREEDLLIEALDPWYPNGFTTKITVEAIGVSAFGNNQHRKTAGLRNVRYIASAGFTSGGGRKRASGVPADYSKDDTWSETIMVSGSEDWTKVVEELEVYDEHGQPYYYAVEEENVPEGYDAETDAPVIATDVEDAVMKVVNTYINPTTGNLIVSKKITGNAADLTKAFTFTVTAVDAEDQPIPDGVYGAMEFTNGTATFTLTNGETKKALELPEGTVFTVSEDAENYTSERTGEDGVIEAGLTSHVDFTNTLDTFADLKIQKTVTGEEFSEDQTFTFTVTLSGYTGEETFATVRTSGGQNREGTLTFTDGKATVELKHNESLTIKNLPNGTAYLVEEDDYTPEYYEPEIENASGTIEGGDNVTVEASFINPKKPVVDITAEKNWGEADYILEATAVRFVLKRQAGEGEPEVVDTVTLTPESEWKTYWEDLDKYVDGSLPEEERTAYTYSVEETGVYFGELEDGKVPEDAWVTDAELLAEMYTTTGGEVTMKGDHQNHGTATIKNESEMTTVIVEKNWPDFADDDAYTWEATFRLLADEEPTADETVTIRKDTPADERTFTNLPKYRIDENGEARLIDYTVRETAYSVYENGELRYSYDGTNYVPDDRYQRYLSSYDSEFNENGEEVITVTNVTTKVKSIRVTKEWMGVPVEETKDLPAASFALAYVPATGWGDPQPYEDDTGFDYTTIRLSYENNWTWECPVDLPEEYRYFVIETPLTKPNWDSTDEHVLSDPLIDEFPIMIEGYKCRDVIDTGNWSSLVHFQQPRNANIGNHGEIKILNKLPGYMQMDLKKKFLEYRDNGNGGQSLYTTTGEDQAQSNMIIELQILRRTVDYSSGEDVYITGWQNYGKTVKVGYDAAGNEYVDNPNPFAVAPRGSWNYNVEDNNIDHGLPTKGLYRKADNSIIVVRYQYIYKEVQVYDGNMNPIGGQWTSWLPYAWDANGARIPVSELQTAQDQDRMLNAPGTSLDIEKGWADGRVAANVEEVYVRVERRPYGSNGPYEDYLSIIQTEMELGSLAQNHFITSGSDVYNQITNRIVLSRENDWKATIDKVQIFPNGNGQNQYEYRIIETGYMDRAGNVYLNTDAFEPVTYYKQGHNDTDWVDQGNGVLLTREGPNKLKVENTSHFGPLKLTKQVPEASMEAADGQEFEFHVEMLLPPGMELKMLDLVVDNGTISDFTCEGEVAEFTVTIQGPGTVLIDGIPFGTTYEVEEPSVPEGWKQDGDVVYGDENKQISLNDDPIDSVTITNIEVASITAEKTWKKNGETADWPEDVTEVTVGLYSSVNGGEPEPVTDEAGNPCTLAFGKKTKAADRTFSELPVYDEDGHPIAYSIRELSISGGQETADVTDDVVILNGKTWQVTAADPDEEGIAIITNSRTEIHILKVDVKNSEPLAGAEFRLLKRNSETWEVFMDEITVGTDGDEKGLATVEGLTDGAYTLSETKAPPGYTPLGTPVGFTVQDGAVRFTNTEHVIYDKSTATFTVENKTGLVLPSTGGSGTQGYTVGGLAMVLFAGLLLLNRRRKKLQ encoded by the coding sequence GTGTGGCTTTTTTCCGCTTCCGGTCTTTCCGCCTATGCAGAAGGCGATATCATCTATTCCGAACCAGTTACCGCGCCGATCCGGGCGATTGAAACACCGCAGCCGGAGACGGCTGAAGTTGAGCCGCTCGAGCTTCCTGAAGGAGATGAAAACCCGGAAGAATCCGATATCCTGCCGGAGGAAGATGAAGGGCTGAACGAAGCAGCAGGACAGCCTGAGACTGAGCCTGCGGCGGGTGAAACAAGTGAGCATCCGGAAGGGAATACAGGCGATACCGGAAACGGGGTTACGGAGGAAACAGCCGGAACAGAGGATCCTGCAGGAGATCAGCAGGAGAGCATCCCTGAGGAGAATCCGGAAGAACAAACGGAAGATACGACAGAAGACAGCGAAGCCGAGACTGAACCTGCAGCTGAACCGGAACCGGAAAGAACCTGGTATGCCGGCAGCCTGACGGCTGAAACAGAAGGCTGTACCGTGCGGATCGATTATCCGGCGGAGGCCCGTATCGATGAGGCAGCCATCCTTTCCCTGGAAACCGCGAAAGGCGCGGAGCTTTATACCGCGCTGAAATCCGCTGCAAAGGTGATCCGGAATGAAGAAAACGAGACCTGGAACCAGCAGGTATCGGAAGACGGAAACCTGTTCTATGTGCTGAAGCTGACCAACCCGGACGGAAATGAGATCCTGCCGGCGGCGGGTATGAACCTGATCTGTGAACAATTGGACAGCCCTGAAGGCGTGACTTACTTCCTGACCGGCAGCAATGCCCGGATCCTGGAGGAACAGGATGGCGTGCTGTCTGTCAGCGATTACCGCATGGAGCCCTTTGGCTACGCAACGGTTGACCGGATCCAGACCGGGATTGTGAAGCAGGAATACCAGGCGGAAGACTTCCTGGTGACGGCTGCGTACGGACCGGAAGCGGGATTCCCCTCCGATACAGAGATGAAGGTGCGGGAGATCCAGCCGGGCACGCCGGAATACGCGTTATACAGCGGCATGACGGAAGAAACGCTGGGTGAGGAATGGAGAGAAATCACCCTGGAGCGTTACTTCGACATTACCTTTGTCAGCGGCGGAAAAGAAGTGGAACCGCAGGCTGACGTGGACGTGCAGATCATTTTCAAGGACGTCATCGAGCTGACGGAAGAAAATGACGTCCAGGCCGTGCATATTGAAAACAACGAGGCAAAGGTGATCGAATCCGAAACGGAATCCAACGAAGACGCCGCCAGACAGAGCGGGGAAGTTATCGATACCGTGTCCTTCATGTCGGACAGCTTCTCGGTGTACGGTGTGGTGCAGCGCACAAAGATAACGCAGAAGGTGCTGGCCGCGGACGGAAACACCTATGAGATCAGCGTGACCTACAGCCAGGAAGCGGGCATTCCTTCGGACGCGGAACTGGTGGTGACGGAGCTGCAGCCGGATGACGAGCGGTATGCAGAATGCCTGCAGAAGGCTGTGAGGGCGGCCCTTGAACAGTCCGGCATCGAAATACCCGCCGAGGATGAGCGGGTGTATATTGCAGCGGACCAGTACGGCCGGTTCTTTGATATTGAGATCCGGTCCGGCGGGCAGAAGATCGAACCGGAAGGTAGTGTGTCGGTGAAGATCAGCCTGGCGGATACTCCGGAAGAGCGAATGGAAGAACTGCTTGTGGTTCACTTTGAGGAAACAGAACCGGATATCCTCAGTGCGGAGATTGACACAGAAGAACATATTCAGTTTGAAACGGATTCCTTCTCGGTATACGGTGTGATCACCATGCCATCCAGCCAGCCCCAGAACGACCTGGGCGACCTGGACAGCAGAAGGTTTACCATGAACCATAACGGGCAGTATGTGACGAGCACCATTGACAGTGCCACCACAAACCTGTTCCATAAAACAAGGAACGCGAATGAAGCGACCGTCTGGACGTTTGAGGCAACCGACACAGACGGCGTCTATAATATCTTCACAACAGACGCGCAGGGCAATAAACTGTACATGCATCTGGACCGCCGCGACGCCAGCCGGGCTCATGCGGCCCTGAGCAGTGAGCCCCAGGGATTCAGGGTGAACCGGAACAGTAACGGCAGCTATGTGTTCGAAACCACAAGCAACGGAACTACATTCTATCTGAACGAGTTCAATGGCGGTACCGGATTTGCCGGATGGCATAACCATAACGCAAACGATGACCTGTTCAGCTTGCAGTTTGCGGATCCCGTGATGGAAAACGGCAAGGAATATATGGTCCTTGTGAAATATGACGGGAATTACTATATTATCAACAACGACGCCTCCCTGACGCGGGTAGATTACGACGCCGTAAACAACAAGGTGGCTGTCGACAATCCGATGCTGTGGACGGTTGAGGGAAACAATCCCAACAAGCACATTTACTTCAGGTCGGAAGCTGCCGGATACACATCGGACAACCTGCCGTCGGACTACTACCGCCGGTACCTGGATCCCAGCCAGCCGGGAGCACTGTCAGAGGAAAACAGCGGGAATGTTTCCCTTGATCCGCACTACAACCAGGCCTGGACGGACGATCAGGGAACGGTTGTTTATCCCAGTACCGTCAACAGGCCGACGGGTCTTGAAAACAGCGCCAGCGTGAATTATTACAGTCAGCAGGTCTATACAGAGCCCTGGAACGCAAACAATCACCTGGGTGTCGAACTGAACAGCAACGGCGTCCCTGTGCGCCTGGTGGGCCAGCAGTCAGCAGACAACGGCGTGGAAATCCTTTTCGCGGATCCGACAGAGGTCGGTGAACCGATTGCCCGCAACCATTCGGTTAATCATATTGATATCTCCATTGCCGGTGAATCCAGGGTCAACGTGCCCCTGGCATACGGTACCTATTACTATCAGGATCCGGACACGGGGGAAATGATCGAATACAACGTGACGACGAACACCTCGCTGAATCTCAGCACCAAGGTGTCCATTGAGCCGGAGGACATGAAGCACGCCACGATCAAGGCATATGACAAGGATAACAACGAGCTGGATGACGCCTTTGTCATTACCGGTTATTCCTCCAATGCACATACTGACGTCAGCGCTGTGCAGGTTCGCATTGAAGGCCGGTTCAAGGTTGCAGAGGTTGATACCGCCTATAACTGGTGGGAGGACACCAACTCCGAACGGATGAGACGGGAACGCCTGAACAACCCGATCACCTACGTTGTTTCCGCTGTCAAAAACGAAGACTTCAATATGGTGGATCCTGACCGCGGCCAGCTGTATGAAAAAATGGCTGACGGCACCTATAAACCACTGTCCCTCAACATGGACGTGGATATGACGGCCAGCTTTACCTACTACGACACCGCCAACGAGTGCCCGCCGGTGCATTGGAACTATAATCTCTGGCAGAGCGGCGGAATCATAGACGGCAGCGGCATGGACTTTGTCCTGGGCGGTGATACGGAGGCAGCCAGCACCAGCGTTGTGGCGCTGGAGGTTACCAAGCAGATTGTGGACGAAAACGGAATGCTGGTTCACCCCGCGGAAAAGATCATCCACAGCGTGGATATATACGGCAACACTGCCAAGGACGCCAACGGCCTGGTCGCCGATCCCAATATTGTGGCGGAAGTGAACGTGAACCAGTACGGTACGGAATTTGTTCCTAACGGCTATACAAAATTCCATTCCAAGAATATTGCTGTCGGGCCGAATGGCATGACAGTTGTCTATGACTATGCCATCAAACCGGGCATGTACTATGTGACGGAGGACAAGAACACCATCGCGGAATCCTTTGTCGACGTATCGGGCGACACCTGGGAATACAAGGAAACCTATATCACCACAGAGTACGTCCGCCGCGGCAACAAATACGACGACAAGGTGGCCTATCCGGACCCGCAGCATTACAGTAAAATCTATACCATGAGTGATCCCGTGTTTGCCGCCATTCCTGAAGTCGTCGGTACGTTCAAACGCCTGGACAATGTGGAGAAGAAGAACGGTATTGTTGAATTCTATGTCTACAACGTATATGTCAACACCAGCCATACCAGCCTGGAAACACAGAAAAAGTGGGCGGAAGGCACGCCGGTTCCGGCTGATGCAGCGGTAACATTCGAACTGTATTACGCGAAACGTCTGACGACAGAGCACGGCGAGCCGGTGAGCCCGCTGGCAAACTGGCCGGATTATGAGGAATACCTGCCTGCGACAGGCGATCCGATTTTCGGACCCGGAATCAATACGGTACTGACCATGAATGCCCACGAAGCCGCACCGGACTGGACCTGCACTTTCACAGGACTGCCCAAGACCTGGAGGGATGATGAAGGCAATGAATGGGAGCTGGATTATTACGCAAAGGAAACAGCGGTAACGGAGCACGGCGAGAATATTATCAGCCAGTATATCCAGACGATCGAAAAGGAAGAGGCCTCGCCTGACGAAGCGGAAACCTCCGACGGAAAGGTGACCATCACCAACGCGGCGGCCAGAACCACCACCACGGTAAAGAAGATTTGGTCGGACGACGCCGCCCATTACGATGAGGATACCTTAACCCTGAAGCTTGTCCGCTACAAGAAGGAAGCCCCGCCGGAACCGGAGGAGGGTATCCTGAACATCGCGCACATCACTTCCGGAATCCCGGCGTCTCCGGAACTGCCAGCAGGGTTTAAAGTGACCTATTCCTATACCGGACCGAGCTCAGCCACCGGTGTTCCGGCCGGCAATTATGACGTGCCGCCGGGACGGTATACTGTAACCGCAACGGTGACGGACGGCGCCGCGCCCTTTGGCTATACCTACAGCTTTACATCAGATCCTGTGACGGTGAATGTGCCGGAAAACGGTCTTGCGACAGCGGAGTTTACCAGCTTCTATTCCCAGAACGCGGGCACGCTGCATATTTCACATGTTTCCGCCGGACTGCCTGCCTCCCCGCAGCTGCCGGCAGGCTTTGCGGTGACCTATTCCTGCACCGGGAACGGATCGACATACCAGCTGGAGCCCGGGGACAATACGCTTCCCGCAGGCACCTACGTCGTGACCGCCAGTGTGACAAACGCAGCGGCGCCATCCGGGTACAGTTATTCCGGCACAACGGAGCCTACAACGGTGACGGTATACTCCAACGGAACAACCAATATGGAATTTACCAGTACCTACGGCCGGTTTGTGAAAGTTACCGCACGGCACATCCAGCAAAGAGGAGTAAGCTGGAACATCTCCACAGATGTGTTTGAGAAAGAATTTGCGGTCGGTACCATCATTGAAATTGCGTATTCCACAAACGATCTGAGCAGTGAACTTTATATCAACGGTACGAGGGTAACCACTTTCCGCGGCGCAGGCAGGCATACCTACAGCTATACCATCCAGCGGGAAGAGGATCTGCTGATTGAGGCGCTGGATCCCTGGTATCCGAACGGATTTACGACAAAAATCACCGTCGAAGCGATCGGTGTTTCCGCCTTTGGGAATAACCAGCACCGGAAGACAGCGGGCCTCAGGAACGTCCGCTATATTGCGTCCGCCGGTTTCACATCAGGCGGAGGCAGGAAACGTGCATCCGGCGTGCCGGCAGACTACAGCAAGGACGATACCTGGTCGGAAACCATCATGGTGAGCGGATCCGAGGACTGGACGAAGGTTGTCGAGGAACTGGAGGTCTATGACGAGCACGGACAGCCGTATTACTACGCGGTGGAGGAAGAAAACGTGCCGGAAGGCTACGACGCGGAAACGGACGCGCCGGTGATTGCAACGGACGTTGAAGACGCGGTGATGAAGGTTGTCAACACCTACATCAACCCGACGACAGGCAACCTGATTGTTTCCAAGAAGATCACCGGTAACGCGGCGGATCTGACGAAAGCGTTCACGTTTACCGTGACCGCTGTGGACGCGGAGGATCAGCCGATCCCGGACGGTGTTTACGGCGCAATGGAGTTTACCAACGGCACGGCGACCTTTACCCTGACAAACGGGGAGACGAAAAAGGCGCTGGAACTTCCGGAAGGAACTGTGTTTACAGTCAGCGAAGACGCGGAGAATTATACCTCTGAACGGACCGGTGAGGACGGCGTTATCGAGGCAGGACTCACAAGCCATGTTGATTTTACCAATACACTGGATACCTTTGCGGACCTGAAAATCCAGAAGACAGTGACGGGCGAAGAGTTCAGCGAGGACCAGACGTTCACCTTTACCGTGACGCTGTCCGGGTACACGGGAGAGGAAACCTTTGCAACAGTGAGAACTTCCGGCGGACAGAACCGGGAAGGAACCCTGACGTTCACGGATGGGAAAGCCACTGTTGAACTGAAGCACAACGAAAGCCTGACGATCAAAAACCTGCCGAACGGCACAGCTTACCTTGTGGAAGAAGACGATTATACGCCGGAATATTATGAACCTGAAATCGAAAACGCAAGCGGTACGATTGAGGGCGGCGATAATGTGACGGTGGAAGCCTCCTTCATCAATCCCAAGAAGCCGGTGGTTGACATCACCGCAGAAAAGAACTGGGGAGAAGCTGACTATATCCTGGAAGCCACTGCTGTGCGGTTTGTGCTAAAACGGCAGGCGGGCGAAGGAGAACCGGAAGTTGTCGATACCGTAACCCTGACACCGGAATCCGAATGGAAGACTTACTGGGAAGACCTGGACAAGTATGTGGACGGAAGCCTTCCGGAGGAGGAACGGACAGCCTATACCTACAGCGTTGAGGAAACCGGCGTATACTTTGGTGAACTGGAAGACGGCAAAGTGCCTGAAGACGCCTGGGTCACGGATGCTGAACTGCTGGCGGAGATGTATACCACAACCGGCGGAGAAGTGACCATGAAGGGTGACCACCAAAATCATGGCACGGCGACGATTAAGAATGAATCCGAAATGACCACGGTCATTGTGGAAAAGAACTGGCCGGACTTCGCGGATGACGACGCCTATACCTGGGAGGCCACGTTCAGGCTGCTGGCAGATGAAGAACCCACAGCGGATGAAACCGTCACAATCCGGAAGGATACACCGGCAGATGAAAGGACATTCACCAACCTGCCGAAGTACAGGATTGACGAAAACGGGGAAGCCCGGCTGATCGACTATACGGTGCGGGAGACCGCGTACAGCGTCTATGAAAACGGAGAACTGCGGTACAGCTATGACGGAACCAACTATGTTCCTGACGACAGGTACCAGCGGTATCTTTCCTCCTATGATTCTGAATTCAATGAAAACGGCGAGGAAGTGATCACGGTCACCAACGTGACCACAAAAGTGAAATCCATCCGGGTTACCAAGGAATGGATGGGTGTTCCTGTTGAAGAAACAAAGGATCTTCCGGCAGCGTCCTTCGCCCTGGCCTATGTTCCTGCTACGGGTTGGGGAGATCCGCAGCCCTATGAAGATGATACCGGATTTGACTATACGACAATCCGCCTGAGCTATGAGAACAACTGGACCTGGGAATGCCCGGTGGATCTGCCGGAAGAATACCGGTATTTCGTCATCGAAACACCGCTGACAAAGCCTAACTGGGATTCCACGGACGAACACGTGCTTTCAGATCCGTTGATCGATGAATTCCCGATCATGATTGAGGGATACAAGTGCCGCGACGTCATCGATACCGGCAACTGGAGCTCTCTGGTTCACTTCCAGCAGCCGCGGAACGCGAACATCGGCAATCACGGCGAAATCAAGATCCTGAACAAACTGCCCGGCTATATGCAGATGGACCTGAAGAAGAAATTCCTGGAATACAGGGATAACGGAAACGGCGGGCAGAGCCTGTATACCACTACGGGCGAGGATCAGGCCCAGTCTAATATGATTATTGAACTCCAAATCCTGCGGAGGACGGTTGATTACAGTTCCGGAGAGGATGTCTATATTACAGGATGGCAGAATTACGGTAAGACCGTGAAGGTTGGTTATGATGCGGCAGGCAATGAATATGTTGACAATCCCAACCCGTTTGCTGTCGCTCCCAGAGGCTCATGGAACTATAATGTTGAGGACAATAACATCGATCACGGCCTGCCTACCAAGGGACTTTACAGGAAGGCCGACAATTCGATCATTGTTGTCCGGTACCAGTATATCTATAAGGAAGTACAGGTATATGACGGAAACATGAACCCGATCGGCGGGCAGTGGACCTCCTGGCTTCCGTACGCCTGGGATGCCAATGGAGCCAGGATTCCTGTTTCCGAACTGCAGACGGCGCAGGATCAGGACCGGATGCTGAATGCTCCCGGTACATCCCTGGATATCGAAAAGGGCTGGGCGGATGGCCGGGTTGCCGCGAATGTCGAAGAGGTCTACGTCCGGGTGGAACGCAGGCCATACGGATCGAACGGCCCGTATGAAGATTACCTGTCCATTATCCAGACTGAAATGGAACTGGGCAGTCTGGCACAGAATCACTTTATCACCAGCGGTTCTGATGTTTACAACCAGATCACAAACCGCATTGTCCTGAGCCGGGAGAACGACTGGAAGGCGACCATCGACAAGGTGCAGATCTTCCCGAACGGAAACGGTCAGAACCAGTACGAATACCGGATTATAGAAACCGGATACATGGATCGGGCCGGCAACGTTTACCTGAATACGGACGCGTTTGAACCTGTGACTTACTATAAGCAGGGACATAACGATACGGACTGGGTGGACCAGGGAAACGGTGTGCTGCTGACAAGGGAAGGCCCCAACAAACTGAAGGTGGAAAACACATCGCACTTTGGCCCGCTGAAACTCACCAAACAGGTTCCTGAAGCAAGCATGGAAGCGGCAGATGGACAGGAATTTGAATTCCATGTTGAAATGCTGCTGCCGCCGGGCATGGAGCTGAAGATGCTGGATCTCGTGGTAGATAACGGCACCATCAGTGATTTTACCTGTGAAGGTGAAGTTGCGGAGTTTACCGTAACGATCCAGGGACCGGGTACAGTCCTGATTGATGGTATTCCATTCGGTACCACCTATGAGGTGGAGGAACCTTCGGTGCCGGAAGGATGGAAACAGGATGGCGATGTAGTTTACGGCGATGAAAACAAACAGATTTCACTCAATGATGATCCTATAGACAGCGTAACCATCACCAATATTGAAGTTGCGTCCATTACTGCAGAGAAAACCTGGAAGAAGAACGGGGAAACTGCGGACTGGCCGGAGGACGTTACGGAGGTTACAGTCGGACTGTACAGTAGCGTGAATGGCGGGGAGCCGGAACCGGTCACAGATGAAGCAGGGAATCCCTGCACGCTCGCCTTTGGAAAGAAGACAAAGGCGGCAGACAGGACCTTCTCTGAACTGCCTGTGTATGATGAGGACGGCCATCCCATTGCCTACAGCATCCGGGAACTGAGCATTTCCGGCGGGCAGGAGACGGCGGATGTGACGGATGATGTCGTGATATTGAACGGGAAAACCTGGCAGGTGACGGCCGCCGATCCGGATGAAGAAGGTATCGCAATCATCACGAACAGCCGGACAGAGATCCATATCCTGAAGGTTGACGTGAAGAACAGTGAGCCGCTGGCAGGCGCTGAATTCAGGCTGCTGAAACGGAACAGTGAAACCTGGGAAGTGTTCATGGACGAAATCACCGTCGGCACGGACGGGGATGAAAAGGGCCTGGCCACAGTGGAAGGCCTGACCGACGGAGCCTACACGCTGAGTGAAACAAAAGCACCGCCCGGATATACTCCGCTGGGAACACCGGTCGGATTTACGGTGCAGGATGGCGCCGTCCGCTTTACGAACACGGAGCATGTGATCTATGACAAGAGTACCGCCACATTTACGGTTGAGAACAAGACAGGACTTGTGTTGCCCAGTACGGGCGGATCCGGAACACAGGGCTACACGGTCGGCGGCCTGGCAATGGTACTGTTTGCGGGCTTGCTGCTGCTGAACAGGCGAAGAAAAAAACTGCAATAA